ataaataatgGAGGTCAAGGATGCATTAAACAATTACAagttaaaatttcaatattccctgaagataaaaaaattaattaatataagaaATTCCGAATAAAAGAGAAATGTGTGAGTCAGCAATATAAAGGAGCATATTTTGAATGAgggagaaggaggaggaaacTCTTAAAAATGTGAAAGCCAAATAGAGAGAGTCAATGATTACAGCTAAGAAGCGCGTCTTGGTAGGGGGCGGTGTGATCTTGTATTTTCCCTTGTAAGTAGCACCGCAAGGTCAGgtcatttcctttcctttcctttcctttcctttatattattagtattattcTGTAAGACTCAACTCATACATCTTTAACAATATTACTTGGAACTCATTAATATTACCATCATTTTTGTGCATCTTCTTTTATTCAACCACTCTCTAAATTACTTGCTTcccaaaaaatcaaattaatatatttctgctctactaattattatttttagtatataacaaaatcaattgaaatttatttaacaTCTCAATTGTTACTATTTCAATAATACTccaatctattttattttttatttttaattaatatattttatataaaaacctatttttatcttaaaatttttattactttttaaattataatatatgaaaattttataaaaaaatattttaaaatttaattaattatttatataaatgaattTGAATGACGGATAAAACTTAAATTCTTTCTCTATCTTAACCATGTTAGAAATTCATTTATATAATAGAGGATATATTTAACCAATTATCATCCTTATTTATAATAGATTCAATCTAACGTAGATATTTTGCACAGTTTAGGATCTGGGCAGGATGATTTTGCAAGTAACTTATCCGCCTTTTATTTGTCCCTCTCAACAAAGTCTTGTTTTTTTTATTCTGTTTTTATCACCATGTTtggataaatttatttaattggaaataaaaatgaatataaatataaataaaaataaaaatattactcttgacaaattaatttaataaaaagaatattttattaaatataataactaatgtataattttaaaattagtaaaataaaaataatattaaaaattaaagataattatataatatcttaaaataatGTCCAACTCACATTGATTAATACttgtatataataaatttttataccgATAGTGCAATATATTTGTCCACTCACGCCTACTGTTATAAACTCTTACTTGAACCAAGAAATAGTAAGTTTTTAAAATGGCAATATTGTAAAAAaagtttttcaaaataaaaataaattaattataacctaaaaatattattttcaaaaattttatgatcatctatgtttatattgtttttctattgagaaaatttataatttacttattttctttaatttggatcaaattattaaaatttttataaaaaaaatgaaaaattaatttttaataaatttaaaatattatttttcatatcatcaGCTGATACAAAATACTCTTAAGTGGGCTAAGAAAGGCTACAGGCCCAAAGGAttggttttatatatatatctatatatataaaagagtaAAAGGAAAAACGCATAAATCCACCCCAACCCAGCCCAGACTCCACAGCATCGCCGAGGGAATTAACAGAGGGAAGAAGGCGTGATTGAGCGGTTGGATTTGTTAGAACTTAGAGCAGGCTTCAATGGAGGATGATGATATGGATTCGCTGTTTGAGGGAATGGTCCTCTTCACGCCTTCCCAATTGACTGATGAACAGAAgctgcagcagcagcagcagcagcaaaaTGATCACAATCACGATCACGATCACGATCATAGCAATAATGAATCTCATTCTAACGTTGATACTTCTACCGATACCATTAACGATACTGCACCATCACCTACATCTCTCCACAAGGTGCAGGAGCCTCTTGATGAGAATCTATTCTCTGACCTCACCCTTCAAACCCTAACTACCCAATTAGATCTTGTACCTACTTCTCTTGCTTCTACTGCTCCTTCTATTGCAGCACAAGCACCCATCTCTCGTCAAATAtccagaaagaagaagaaagctgCTAGCCTCAGGATCGGCTATGGTAGAGAAGCCTCTTTTGATGATCTGTCCTCTCAATCTCATCCTCCTCCCCATCCGCCTCTTCCTCCTCTGCCCAACCCGCATCTCTCTGCTGATGCCGTTAATAATCAAAATCTCAGTCTCAAGCATGATGCTTCGTCCGTTGATATTACTCAGCCTGATAAAGCCTCCCAATCCCCTACTTCCACTGATTTAGCTGATGGCGATGATGCAGAACTGGATTCCAGCGACGCCTCCATCCCTGATTCCCAACCATTATCCAAAGATGATGAATTTGAACACGTTAAGGCCTTGATTTCTGAGAAGCTCCAGCGCTCTCGGCAGTTGGCTGCCTCTGTCTCCGCAGCTAGCAAGGACGCCGTCAGGAGGAGAAGAAAAGCTGCCGACGATCTCAATTTGGCTTCTGCCACGCACAGGGACCTTGAATTGCAATTGGAGAAGGCCTGTGAGGCCGAAGATTTCGAGGCCGCTGAAAGGATTAGTGACAGCCTTGCCACCGTTGACAAGGAGAGACAAGCCCTCCACACTATTCTCAAAGACGCTGAAGCCCAGTGCGATGCCATTGATTCTAAGATGCGCGACGTTCTCGAATCTCATATTGTAGTTGAGCAAGAATGCGCATCTCTTCTCTCTAATTTTGCTAAGGTCAGTACAGCTACTGCTGCTAGATATCATATTGCTTTTACTCCTTGTATGCTTATTAATTTTCCCAATTCTATCTATTCTTCATGAGAGTAAGACAGAATCCAGAGAATTACCTATATAACCCCTTACTTTATTCTGCAAATGTCTTCCTTGTGTTCTCCTAGGACGCGGAAAACAAGGCAGATTCAGTCTTGAAGCAAGCACAAGAACTTTCTTCTAAAGAGATGGATGAATGGTTCTCAGCAAATGAGGCCTTGGAGGCCAAGAAGATAGAGTTGGATATTGAGTCGCACTTCATAAATGAAGCACGCCAAGCTGTGAATGTTTCCATTGAACATTCAATTGAGGACTGTAGGAAGGAGCAAGAAATTCTTCATAAGCAAAGGGACGTACTCACTGATGAACTTCAGAAACTACTTGCTTTAGTCAAAGACAAGGAAAAGGAGATAGCAGAAAACGATACTAAAATCAAAGCAGTTGAGGAAAGGATTGCTGATGTGGTCTCTGGTTTTCAGGACAGTAAATCAAGCATTGACATCAAGTATGATAACTTGCAAGCAAAACTTTCTCAGATGCATTTGCAGAGCGAAGCTTTAACGACAAAAAGGAAGGAAATTGATAAGTTCCTTGCTGAGGGTGAAGGCGATGGGGCAAAGCTAAGGGAACTGGCCAAGGTTTCTGAAGATGAAGCAAAGGCATACCAGGAAGTTGTTGATCTGAGGAAAAGCTTAAAGTTGTCTATCTTAAAGTCCATGGAAGACAAAGTGAGGCTGGCAAAGACTGAAGAAAAGCTTACTGAGGATGTCCAAATTCTTCATCAGGAAGTTTCTACTTTAAGAGCTTCCCTACAGGTTGATTTACTTTCCAGATATTTTATTTGCATTCTTTTAGTTAGTTATTTATTTCACGAATCATGTAGAAGTGGTTATTATGTAGGTCtctttcattttaattattactGTTATATATTTGTTTGTCAAGAGTATTGTTATTTCAAAAAATGGATGCCAAATTTTTCACCTTTTGAAACTGATTAGCTTTACAAGGGCTTGTTTGCTCTGAGAAGTTCATGGACCTTTGTATCAAGCCAAGTACCATGCAGGAGGCTTCTTCACAGCATCAATGGTGATAATGGGACCAAGTAATTTATGTTGGTCGAGAGATGGTGACACTGACACCTCAACCCAATATCATAAGTAAATTAAGCTATAAAAGATACAACATGTACAAAAACTTATGGTGATGTTTCGTATTTGAACTCTTATTTTAGGTTTCAACGTGTCATCAAATAGCACAGATTCAAGCCCCCATGTTATTACTTTTTCCAATCCGCGTTTGTTTTCATTTGCATTTGCATTTCGTttcaatctttttttttctttcattctcgaattttaacttgttgaaaaaTTAACGTCCATCATTCTTATTGATGTCAATTCATCTCTTTAATGTTTCTAGGAGCTATCTTCAACAAAATCGAACATCCAGCAAACTGTAGCCTCCTTCAAGCAGAGGATTTTTTTCATTGATAAAAGAATCCCAGAGCTGGAAGCAGAAAAGAAAGTTGCTGCCGCAGCAAGAAATTTCAAGGAAGCTGCACGAGTAGCTGCTGAAGCAAAGTCATTGACCATTGAAAAGGATGGAGTGCAGGTTGACTTGGAAGGGGCAACTTCAAAGCTGGAGAAGCTAGAGGAAGATATGAAAAGTACTGTTAGCAGATTGCTTGAGACTGAACAACTGATATCGTCCAAAGAAAAGGAGGTTGCAATGGCTAGATTTGAGAGATTACTTTTAATTGCTGGTGCTGCTACAGCTGAAAGGTTCACTGCTTTAGAGCTGGGTGACACTGAAGAAGCTAACCTTCTACTTGCAGAAGCTGAAGCAGCAAATACTGAAGCAAAAAAACTTCAACCGATATTCAATTTCAATGAGGAACAGTTCCCAAATTTACCAAAACATTTCCTCTCCATGGAACTTGTGTATAATCTTGGCAGGAGACAATTGGAAGAACTGGCTGCATCTGTTGGTCTGCATCACAATGATTAGAAACAAAGTGGAGTAGAGTTGGAAGTGATCAATGAGAAGATTGAAGATGCAATTTCTTCAAAATGCTCCGCAATTACGGGAAGCTATTGATATTGAAATTGCATTCGAAGGGACGACCAGATATGATCaaccttttcatggctgttaaTGTGGGTCTTCAGAGATGCCTACAAAGATCATATATGATGCATCATACAATTTTGCTGATCAGAGGTTCTTCAACAAGATTTTCCCTATGCTTACGTTTTTTTATGCAAATCTTACATTTACCAGGACAAATTCAGCATAGGCAAGTtggtgaatatttttttttgtttgtaatTACTTTCGAGGTATTCTTGTGACGTGATACATTTTGCATTCCAAAATTTTTTTGTTTGGTATGCTGTTgtgaaaaatatgaaatttgttCTGTTCTGAAATCAATAGAAATTgtgtttattttcattttctattttcaAAAACATAGTGGGACACTACTGGCGCCTGCGACAATTTGAGGCAGAAATCAGTTTGATTTAGAAACCATAACCCTATTTTGTGGACCACTAGGAGtctcttttttatttgaaaCATTCATGAACCTGCATTTTGACTCTAAATATGGAAAGAGAAAAGTGTGTTTGTCGTCAATTAAATGTTAAAAACTTGGTGAATGTCTTGGAAGCTCAGTAAAGCTGATCAAGGTGGCTCTTAAATTGAACAGTGCATGACTACGTGGTGCTACAATATTTTGAATTATACCTTTCATCCAAAGAAGGGAAATTTAGAAGTCGATGCACCTAGCTCCTGCATGTTGAATGAGGCAAATGCGACGAGCTTTTCAACTTTGTGTGTGCAAACGCGTAGTTGGTGCTCGGTGAGAATACTTCCaattgatgttgtttttgctCTTGTGATTTACATTCACTTTTGATTaagactaataataataattcataaatatctatatttcatttataatgTTATTATTTCTGATCTATAATGGTTTTGGTCTTTTACTGAATCACAGTGGGGAAAGTTTCATTTTCGTCTGATAAAAGACAGCATCAATCTAAACACCTCACCTGTTTCAAGAGCAAACTCTCGACATTGTAATTCATCAATGCGGGTCCAACTCAAAGAAACAGAACCCACACTGCAATGAAAAGGAAATACTTGCTCAGAATCGCATTGAATGCTGCTATTCAGCTGGGTGGACAAATCGAGCATCATTGTAGGGATCGAACCCATTTATGGGGGCTCACGTGAGTTACGTCCTTCCCGATGGTTCACtatcttttatgtttctatGCCATATGCATAACGTTGAATTGCAGTTTTCCTATCgatttttttcccattttcgaatcgatttttttttatttttctgaaaaCACTACGAGTTAGTCACTTGCCAGTATCATTTTGTCATATCCCATATGCTAAAGCCAAGTAACTCAAAAGTTTTTAACTGCTAAACTCAGACAGCTCATCAAATTcaaggaaaacaaaaagaagcaTATTCGCATTTTCCTTTTGCCTGGTCGTTGAGAATTGAGATACAAGCTGGGATATTTTCCTCCTTTATTACGTTCTTTCGTATTTTTCCAGTTACGGTGTCAGCAGTACAGTATCGTGCGCACATCCGCATCGACGATCAGAATCAGACCCATAATCAGGCAGAAATTACACAGAAgtatcaatttttcttttttcatttgtaCCCTGGTAATTACAAAAACGTTACAGTGTAGGCACATGATTTTGCCTTGTTCACAGATAGCGGGATAAACCCacttttattaaatcaaatggagagagaaagagatgtGGGACAGTTATAATaaccataataataataatactaccTCCTTTTCCCTTCCCTGTGGAAATAATTCTAGTAAAGCATCTGCTGTAGTCTCTGTTCCAATAACACAAATAAATTCAGGCTTGACCCTTATGCAATTCCTTGGCCAAAGAAGAGGAATGAGGAGTTTAGAAATATATCCACGCCATGCCATGCCATGCCTCAACAAATAATTCAGTCTACAGTATGCGAACCTCACCAACCATACATCTTTTATCTTACATACCACGGAGAACACGTATTTTCAATCGAATAATGGCCCATCGTTTAGCAGCAAATACCGATATGCTAATTACAGTCCAAACCACATTCTTCCAGAAGGGGGCCATCCGACTTGGCTAGGAATGGATCTATACGAACCCACAGAAGGGAGAAGATGGAGGCAAGCAAAATTGACCACACAATAATGATTGTGGGAGTTCTGTTCTGCCGACCAAGTAGACCCTTGAGGAAAGGATAGAGGTGAACTATCACCCAGAATGCAAAGAAAAGCTTACCAAACAGAGGCCCCCACGACTCATACCCGTTATTTATTGCATTCGAGACACCAGCAACTACTCCTATCAGGTTTATGATCAGCAGCGTTGTCGGTGGAATGAGCAATGTGGTCCACTTAAATAGATACAGCTCTGAAAACTCATCATCATCCCCTCCTTTTGCTGTCACTGTGAAGTTTGTATCAACACCAGCTATGACCTTTAGGAGGCCCTGGAAGACAGCAAATAGATGTGCTGACACACCTCCAATCACCCAAAATTGCTCATTTCTCCACCAATCAGCAATCCCCACTCCACTCCATCTCATTTCCAGTATACTCGTTGCAAAAATGCAGATGAAAAGTGACAAAAACCACAAGCTGGCAACGTTGCTGAGCTGCAatttagggaaaaaaaaaaaaatcagacgTGCATCATCTCAATTACAATTTAGCAGCACTTCAAATAAAGAAACACCATCCTCTCCATGACCACTTGTTCTGTTAGAAGCAGCATACCTCTGGAGTGATAAATTTGCCAGTTAGCAAGCACACAGCAGGGAGAGTACAATATGCCAACAGTGGAATAGATGTCAATGGGTACACTGTAGCATTTATATAAGACAAACGTTCTAGCCACTTCAAACCTCCTCCATAACCATACCAAAGAGGACAGTGCCTGCTCAAAAATATTTCAACAGATCCAAGAGCCCATCGAAGAACTTGGTGTAGACGATCAGAAAGATTGATGGGCGCTGAACCTTTAAATGCAGGTCTATCAGGAATGCAATATATTGATCGCCATCCATGGCAGTGCATTTTAAAACCCGTCAATATATCCTCTGTAACTGAACCATAAATCCATCCAACCTGGAGAATTGAAAGAAATTTTATGCTGAGCCAAGTCCATAACCGACAATGATTATGTAAGTAGAAGGTCGAATAAAAATTTAAGCATTTCTTTTACCTCTTTTCCCCATTCTGTTTTATCTTCATAGCCACAGCTAATAACATGGATGGCTTCTTTAAGCAGGGATGCAGGGCTGGCATTTTTCAGTGAACCACCATCTTCTAGCAGTGTTGATGCTACAAATACAGGAGATTGTCCAAACTTCTTTTCCAATTTTTCTTCTGACATTGCAGCCACATTTTGGTCTTCAATTCCTGCATTGAACCCTTTCAAGTTAGTAAACACAAATATCAAGCCAGTTGGAATATTAACAAGGAACGCTTTTTTCATGCAGGcaaaagaagaaggaaaaaaaaaaagaaagaaaactaaTGGTAAGTTTGTGAAAAGAAGTCTGAAATACAATGGCTATTGAGACGTAAAACTAATGGTAATTGTGAAGATACAAGTGTCGAGTCTCTAATGTTACCTTCAATGCCCTCTTCAATACCTTCTAAAGCAGGTGAAAACGTCCTTGAAgtcttcttcttcatctctgACTTAGGTTTGttagtcttcttcttctttttccttcctGAAGAACAACATCCACAGCACCACTTGGGCAAGCAGTTGCATGTCCTACTTGGTGGTTTCTTTGCTTTTGGTGCATCAAAACCATAGAGTGCCTGCCTTCTGAACACACACCCTGTGCCGACATATATTGGTCCTTGAATGCCATCCAAACCTTTCATGTTGATCTGTAATGGAATTATAGATTAGACTGTGTACAGAAGATGAACAAATTTCTGTGGAGTAATTAAATGAGAAAGTAATGCTTACGTCAAAGAAGACAATGTTCCGGTTGGCATATCGATCATGTCTGTCAATACCATCAAACCTTTGTGGGAACTGGACATAGCACACTCTCTTTCCAAGCAAAGGATCCATCATGAAACACATTGATTCCCTAATCGCCTTACTGTTATTAAAGTAGTGATCACAATCCAAATTCAACAAATAAGGAGCATTTGTGAGCACAGCCGAAACCCTGACCTGTTTGTTGGAGGaacaaattttaaataagaatatatcGACTTCAACTACAAAGGTAGAAAGAATCTTAACATGTTTTTCTTTTGTTCAATTACTAACCAAAGCATTCATTGCTCCAGCCTTTTTGTGGTGGTTAAATCCAGGTCTCTTTTCTCTGGAAACATACACCAGACGTGGTAATTCATTTCCATCTGTGTCAAGTCCTCCACTTTGGCCAAGGAAAACCTACAAAAAGTATCAAGAACACTTGTCATTCCAGAAAAGAACTCAATCAAACCACATTTAATGAAACCAAATATTCACATACTTGAATCATTCCAGGATGATCACGAACATTATTCCCAGGCCATAGAGTCCCATCCTGCATTGTCCACCCCTCTTCTGGGACCTTTTGCGCCTTGGCAACCAAAGCATTGATCCGAACTTTGAACTCTTCATATTCTCTCTGCTCAACAAGTAAGTGGATTATAATACTGGCCAacaaacacacaacacacacATACATACAAGGAGGAGGGAGTGAAGACAAATCTCAATAGTGGAAGGCTCAGCACCTTCATTGCTCTCCGTTCCTTCACAAATGAAGCCTGCACCTTATCTTTGAGATAATCCATCTTTTGAGCAAAATACCATTCTGGTGCCCTTGGTTCAATGTTAAATTTCTTACAGAAAGGGACCCACTTTTTGGCAAATTCTGATGTTTCTGATAGTGCCTCAAATGTCAGCATAGCAGCACCATCATCAGAAACATAACATGAGACCTTGTCAACGGgataatccactgcaagaatGGACAGAACTGTGTTTGCAGTCACCAGTGGGGGTTCTTTTAATGGATCAACCGTACTTACAAATATATCAATTGGAGCCAGTTGAGAAGTTTGGCCTTCCTTCTCATACCTAAAAGAAGAGGGAAAATCTTAGCCATACTCATTTAACATTACGACTGTAAACACAGTAGCAGCAAATCCTGCAAATGGCGTAATTAGTTACCTGAGGGACAATCGATCCAGATAAGTTTCTCTGTCAATAGGGAGCCACTTGGGGAATTGATCAAGAATCCATGAAAGAGCGAACCAAATCTCACAAATAACAGATATGAGCCACAATGCATATGCATCATTTACAGGGTGTGTGACTCGATAATGGAAGAAGAACCCAAGAACTACAAGTCGAATAATGATAATGATCCGATAAGGATTGATTTGGCTGGAAGAAATCGGCAATTTTCGGGACAATGGCTGTCTAGCTTCATCCATTCTGATCAAAAAGCaacaaaattcaattttataatcAGCACTTATAGAGAGCACTTGTTGCAGGGTTATAAGAAATTCATGGTTCAAAAAACAAGGTTATTGAAAGTGCATCGTAGTGTCCCGAACCATCATTTTGACGTGAAAAGGAGAAACTGAATCATTTAAgggaaaatagaaaataataacaataattaaaaagagaGGTTTAAACGGGTGCTTACAGTGGCAAATCAGGTGCATCACCATCATAGTCCCAGTCTTTGCCGCCATTTTCATTCTTCATCATCTGCAGTTTTTCTTGCTTTTGTTTCCAATTTTCCATCCTCTCCTTCCAAGCAATACTTCCATAGCCATAAGCAGCCAAGTCCTTGGAAGGATCCATGGATCTGGGTTGCACTGCAAAGTGAGGTCAAATACAGCAATTAAACGATATAAGCAATGCAGCATAGAAAAAAGAGCAAATGATCAACTGATTGAAACAATTGTTcttgaaaaaaaattaccaGGAAGGGCATGATCCGAGAAAGGAAGAGGATGAATTCTTTTGTTCCCACCGCCCCCATTGGACATGAATGAAGGGACCAAGGCATGTTGTTCGGGAGGAATGTCATCAACCTGCACCGACAGCCAAACATTATGACGCAGCAAAGGTTAAAGGACAACGGAAATATTGTAAAGCATAGAGTAAAGTAAAGAGAGTAAGTAGAGGGAAGAAGGGTGTTACCGTTCGACCGTCGGTAAGCAGAGGAAGTCGCGGCAGAGGATGGAGGACTTGATGAGGATCGGAGTTATCATATGTATGACCGTAATGAAGCATAGCATCTGACGCAAGAGGATGCTGCATATCCTTTCTACTCTTTGTTGCATCAAAATTGAACTCATTTTCCAAGTCATCAATGTCATCTTCTTCTTCGTCTCCCTCAACTCTTGCACAGCCTGCCTCAATTACCCGCATAATTCAGTTCAtttcaaagaaaataataaaagcaaACAAGTGGATAGCTTATTCTTTTGTTACCTTTGAGACGCTTGAACCTGGTCTTGCACTGAGGACAGACTTGAGTTCCTTCTCTGCGCTCATACTCATAGCAAGTTCTGCAGATTGGAAAGGCACACTCATTGCAAGCCACAAACAGCTCCCCATCCACAGTTAGCCCCACATCGTCTCCACATATGTGACATATTTGTCCACTTAAATGCTGCAGCGGTTTCGGCTGCAAGACAAAGAGAAAAGTTTCATTAACTGAATGCAGAAGAACAGAGGACTCAGAAGGAGCTTACAGCAGATTCTCCATCTCTACGAATGACAACGAGCTCATTCCTATTGTGAGAGCCGGC
The sequence above is a segment of the Manihot esculenta cultivar AM560-2 chromosome 5, M.esculenta_v8, whole genome shotgun sequence genome. Coding sequences within it:
- the LOC110615245 gene encoding probable cellulose synthase A catalytic subunit 3 [UDP-forming] isoform X1, which codes for MEASAGLVAGSHNRNELVVIRRDGESAPKPLQHLSGQICHICGDDVGLTVDGELFVACNECAFPICRTCYEYERREGTQVCPQCKTRFKRLKGCARVEGDEEEDDIDDLENEFNFDATKSRKDMQHPLASDAMLHYGHTYDNSDPHQVLHPLPRLPLLTDGRTVDDIPPEQHALVPSFMSNGGGGNKRIHPLPFSDHALPVQPRSMDPSKDLAAYGYGSIAWKERMENWKQKQEKLQMMKNENGGKDWDYDGDAPDLPLMDEARQPLSRKLPISSSQINPYRIIIIIRLVVLGFFFHYRVTHPVNDAYALWLISVICEIWFALSWILDQFPKWLPIDRETYLDRLSLRYEKEGQTSQLAPIDIFVSTVDPLKEPPLVTANTVLSILAVDYPVDKVSCYVSDDGAAMLTFEALSETSEFAKKWVPFCKKFNIEPRAPEWYFAQKMDYLKDKVQASFVKERRAMKREYEEFKVRINALVAKAQKVPEEGWTMQDGTLWPGNNVRDHPGMIQVFLGQSGGLDTDGNELPRLVYVSREKRPGFNHHKKAGAMNALVRVSAVLTNAPYLLNLDCDHYFNNSKAIRESMCFMMDPLLGKRVCYVQFPQRFDGIDRHDRYANRNIVFFDINMKGLDGIQGPIYVGTGCVFRRQALYGFDAPKAKKPPSRTCNCLPKWCCGCCSSGRKKKKKTNKPKSEMKKKTSRTFSPALEGIEEGIEGIEDQNVAAMSEEKLEKKFGQSPVFVASTLLEDGGSLKNASPASLLKEAIHVISCGYEDKTEWGKEVGWIYGSVTEDILTGFKMHCHGWRSIYCIPDRPAFKGSAPINLSDRLHQVLRWALGSVEIFLSRHCPLWYGYGGGLKWLERLSYINATVYPLTSIPLLAYCTLPAVCLLTGKFITPELSNVASLWFLSLFICIFATSILEMRWSGVGIADWWRNEQFWVIGGVSAHLFAVFQGLLKVIAGVDTNFTVTAKGGDDDEFSELYLFKWTTLLIPPTTLLIINLIGVVAGVSNAINNGYESWGPLFGKLFFAFWVIVHLYPFLKGLLGRQNRTPTIIIVWSILLASIFSLLWVRIDPFLAKSDGPLLEECGLDCN
- the LOC110615245 gene encoding probable cellulose synthase A catalytic subunit 3 [UDP-forming] isoform X2 — encoded protein: MEASAGLVAGSHNRNELVVIRRDGESAPKPLQHLSGQICHICGDDVGLTVDGELFVACNECAFPICRTCYEYERREGTQVCPQCKTRFKRLKGCARVEGDEEEDDIDDLENEFNFDATKSRKDMQHPLASDAMLHYGHTYDNSDPHQVLHPLPRLPLLTDGRTVDDIPPEQHALVPSFMSNGGGGNKRIHPLPFSDHALPVQPRSMDPSKDLAAYGYGSIAWKERMENWKQKQEKLQMMKNENGGKDWDYDGDAPDLPLMDEARQPLSRKLPISSSQINPYRIIIIIRLVVLGFFFHYRVTHPVNDAYALWLISVICEIWFALSWILDQFPKWLPIDRETYLDRLSLRYEKEGQTSQLAPIDIFVSTVDPLKEPPLVTANTVLSILAVDYPVDKVSCYVSDDGAAMLTFEALSETSEFAKKWVPFCKKFNIEPRAPEWYFAQKMDYLKDKVQASFVKERRAMKREYEEFKVRINALVAKAQKVPEEGWTMQDGTLWPGNNVRDHPGMIQVFLGQSGGLDTDGNELPRLVYVSREKRPGFNHHKKAGAMNALVRVSAVLTNAPYLLNLDCDHYFNNSKAIRESMCFMMDPLLGKRVCYVQFPQRFDGIDRHDRYANRNIVFFDINMKGLDGIQGPIYVGTGCVFRRQALYGFDAPKAKKPPSRTCNCLPKWCCGCCSSGRKKKKKTNKPKSEMKKKTSRTFSPALEGIEDQNVAAMSEEKLEKKFGQSPVFVASTLLEDGGSLKNASPASLLKEAIHVISCGYEDKTEWGKEVGWIYGSVTEDILTGFKMHCHGWRSIYCIPDRPAFKGSAPINLSDRLHQVLRWALGSVEIFLSRHCPLWYGYGGGLKWLERLSYINATVYPLTSIPLLAYCTLPAVCLLTGKFITPELSNVASLWFLSLFICIFATSILEMRWSGVGIADWWRNEQFWVIGGVSAHLFAVFQGLLKVIAGVDTNFTVTAKGGDDDEFSELYLFKWTTLLIPPTTLLIINLIGVVAGVSNAINNGYESWGPLFGKLFFAFWVIVHLYPFLKGLLGRQNRTPTIIIVWSILLASIFSLLWVRIDPFLAKSDGPLLEECGLDCN
- the LOC110615246 gene encoding myosin heavy chain, whose amino-acid sequence is MEDDDMDSLFEGMVLFTPSQLTDEQKLQQQQQQQNDHNHDHDHDHSNNESHSNVDTSTDTINDTAPSPTSLHKVQEPLDENLFSDLTLQTLTTQLDLVPTSLASTAPSIAAQAPISRQISRKKKKAASLRIGYGREASFDDLSSQSHPPPHPPLPPLPNPHLSADAVNNQNLSLKHDASSVDITQPDKASQSPTSTDLADGDDAELDSSDASIPDSQPLSKDDEFEHVKALISEKLQRSRQLAASVSAASKDAVRRRRKAADDLNLASATHRDLELQLEKACEAEDFEAAERISDSLATVDKERQALHTILKDAEAQCDAIDSKMRDVLESHIVVEQECASLLSNFAKDAENKADSVLKQAQELSSKEMDEWFSANEALEAKKIELDIESHFINEARQAVNVSIEHSIEDCRKEQEILHKQRDVLTDELQKLLALVKDKEKEIAENDTKIKAVEERIADVVSGFQDSKSSIDIKYDNLQAKLSQMHLQSEALTTKRKEIDKFLAEGEGDGAKLRELAKVSEDEAKAYQEVVDLRKSLKLSILKSMEDKVRLAKTEEKLTEDVQILHQEVSTLRASLQELSSTKSNIQQTVASFKQRIFFIDKRIPELEAEKKVAAAARNFKEAARVAAEAKSLTIEKDGVQVDLEGATSKLEKLEEDMKSTVSRLLETEQLISSKEKEVAMARFERLLLIAGAATAERFTALELGDTEEANLLLAEAEAANTEAKKLQPIFNFNEEQFPNLPKHFLSMELVYNLGRRQLEELAASVGLHHND